The following are encoded together in the Humulus lupulus chromosome 5, drHumLupu1.1, whole genome shotgun sequence genome:
- the LOC133834015 gene encoding flavonoid 3'-monooxygenase-like — MLGHVKYYGHHHLFDILILFCFAALALVWFRRSTKRSTFVPPLPPGPRGFPLVGYLLFLISPNHLLEFSSLAKIYGPIFKFWMGTKLFVVITSPQLVGQVVREQDTVFANRVQSTCTLIATHGGNDIAFASYGPKWKKLRKIFAHQISTTSVLDKLYWLRKEEVRKSVKYLYEKIDSPVDIGSLAYQTSTNSMMRMTIGASIEGDDTDIDVDQFRKMTEDLMALVGKTNISDVFPALKWFDIQGIERDSREITRVFEVMFDNAMSKRKKARSSTRKDFLQFLMELHLDQDSKTPITMSEIKALLMDILLGATDTTTSSVEWAMAEIFKHPKVLMEIQSELKQVVGLNNHVEESHLSKLTYLNAVFKETLRLHPPGPFLLPRSPSKSSIVGGYTIPKGSTIFLNVWSIQRDPSIWENPLEFIPERFRRDEIQGSSINYNFSGNNFNYLPFGSGRRMCAGVSLGETMVMLILASFLHCFDWKLPIGSELELSHKLGFVVKKKNPLKAIPTPRFSDLELYTA; from the exons ATGTTAGGTCATGTCAAATATTATGGGCATCATCACCTATTCGATATTCTTATTCTTTTCTGCTTTGCAGCTTTAGCCTTAGTATGGTTTCGACGGAGCACAAAGAGGTCAACTTTCGTGCCACCATTGCCGCCTGGCCCTCGCGGCTTCCCACTGGTCGGATACCTTCTTTTTCTGATTAGTCCAAACCATCTTCTGGAGTTCTCAAGTTTGGCTAAAATTTATGGTCCAATATTCAAGTTTTGGATGGGAACCAAACTATTCGTGGTCATCACATCGCCACAGCTAGTCGGCCAAGTGGTCCGCGAACAAGACACAGTGTTTGCTAACCGTGTTCAAAGTACTTGCACGTTAATCGCCACACATGGTGGCAATGACATTGCTTTCGCCTCGTACGGTCCAAAATGGAAGAAGCTTCGAAAGATCTTTGCTCATCAGATATCAACTACTTCCGTACTCGATAAGCTGTACTGGTTGAGGAAAGAAGAGGTGAGAAAATCTGTGAAGTACCTGTATGAGAAGATTGATTCCCCAGTTGATATTGGGAGCTTGGCATATCAAACCTCCACGAACTCCATGATGCGCATGACGATTGGTGCTTCCATAGAAGGAGATGACACTGATATTGACGTCGATCAATTTAGAAAGATGACAGAGGACCTTATGGCACTAGTTGGAAAAACTAATATTTCTGACGTTTTCCCAGCTCTTAAGTGGTTTGATATACAAGGAATCGAAAGAGATTCAAGGGAGATTACCCGAGTGTTTGAAGTGATGTTTGACAATGCCATGTCCAAACGGAAGAAGGCCAGGTCATCCACGAGGAAGGACTTTCTGCAGTTCCTTATGGAGCTTCATCTGGATCAAGATAGTAAAACTCCTATTACCATGTCTGAAATTAAAGCCTTACTTATG GACATTTTACTAGGAGCAACAGACACTACAACAAGCTCGGTGGAATGGGCAATGGCAGAGATTTTCAAACATCCAAAGGTGTTAATGGAAATTCAGTCAGAACTAAAACAAGTTGTAGGATTGAACAACCACGTAGAAGAGTCTCACTTGTCCAAGTTAACCTACTTAAATGCTGTCTTTAAGGAGACTTTACGTTTACACCCACCAGGGCCCTTCCTACTACCCCGTTCTCCAAGCAAATCTTCAATTGTTGGCGGCTATACTATACCCAAGGGAAGTACAATTTTTCTAAATGTTTGGTCTATACAAAGAGATCCTAGCATTTGGGAAAATCCTTTGGAATTTATACCCGAGAGGTTCCGAAGAGATGAAATCCAAGGTAGCAGCATTAATTATAACTTTTCAGGTAACAATTTCAACTATCTTCCATTTGGATCAGGGAGAAGAATGTGTGCTGGAGTTTCCTTAGGAGAGACGATGGTGATGTTGATTCTAGCTTCATTCTTGCACTGCTTTGACTGGAAATTGCCCATTGGCAGTGAGCTTGAACTATCACACAAGTTGGGGTTTGTTGTCAAGAAAAAGAATCCTTTGAAAGCTATTCCCACACCAAGGTTTTCTGATTTGGAACTATACACTGCTTag